The genomic interval GCCGATGAAACCGCCAACCCCAAATTTGTGGCGGCGGATTTACTGTCCCAGGCGGAGCATGATGAGATGGCTTCAGCCCTCCTGATCACCACCAGTGAAAAGCTGGGGATGGAGGTCAGGGAAGAGCTTATCCGACAGACGCAACAGCTGGAAAGACGGGATATCATAGAAAAGTCCTTAAGAAACTACGGGAAAATCATGGTGGTGGAGGACTTGAAGATAGGGGTAGCCCTTGCCAATGAAATCGCCCCAGAGCATTTGGAGCTATGTGTAGAAAAGCCCTTTGAACTGTTGGATGCCGTAGAAAATGCAGGGGCCATATTTCTGGGGCACTACACTCCAGAGCCTCTTGGGGACTACTTTGCAGGACCTAACCATGTGTTGCCCACCAGTGGTACAGCCAAGTTTTATTCTCCCCTATCAGTGGAGGACTTTATAAAGAAATCCAGTGTCATCTACTACAGTCAAGAGGCCTTGAGACAGGTGAAGGAGGATGTGATGACATTGGCAGCGGAGGAGGGCTTAACCGCCCATAAAAATTCTATAAAAGTGAGGTATGAAGATGATGATAAATAGCTTAGTGAAGAAAAGTGTAAAAAGCCTTATACCCTATAGGGTGGAGGAATGTCAAGATGCCATCAAGCTGGATGCCAATGAAAACAACAACGTAGCCTATTTGCTAAATCAAAAAATTGCTAAGGCCCTAATGGAGCTAAAGGTCAACCAATACCCCGATAGTGATTGTTGTCGGTTAAGGGGTCAACTGGGAAGGGAATTGGGATTATCTCCCCAACAGCTTTTGATGGGATGTGGTTCAGATCAGTTGATCTCCCTTGTTATCAATAGCTTTGTAGGGGAAGGAGATAAGGTGTTAACCCTCACCCCCACCTTTGGTATGTATAAACTCAGCACCCAAATAGCTGGTGGAGCTACGGTGGAGGTGCCGCTGGGGGAGGATTTCACCTTTGATTTCTACAGTTTTATGAAGGCCCTCAGAAGAGAAAGTCCTAAGGTCATCTTTTTAACTACACCTAATAACCCTACAGGGGGGATTATTCCACGGGAGCAGCTGATTAAGATTATAGAATATGCCAACGCCATTGTAGTAGTAGATGAGGCCTATTATGAGTTCTGTGGAGAGACGGTAATAGATCTGGTAAATTATTATCCGAACCTTGTTGTCCTAAGGACCCTATCCAAAGGCTATGGCTTGGCGGGGGCTAGGGTAGGCTATGCTGCGGGAGGCAGGGGGATCATGGGGATTTTATACAAAGTAAAGCCCCCCTACAATGTCAGCAGTATAAGCCAGCTGGCAGCCCAAGTATGCCTAGACAATAGGGGTTTTATAGAAGCTGAAATTCAAGAGGTTATTAAAGAGAGAGAAAAGCTGAGGACAGCTCTAGAGGCCATGGGAATGAAGGTCTATAAGAGCTATGGAAATTTCCTCCTCTGTAGGCTGGATAAGGCAAAAGAGATGTATAATTACTTATTGGAAAATAAGGTACTGGTAAGATACTTTGGGGAGGAAGGTCCTTTAGCTGGATGCCTTCGCATCACCATTGGCACCAAGGAGGAAAACCAACTGGTGCTGAAGCTTCTACAGGAGATATTGGACGTCACCACCGAAGTAGCTGTCTAGTCGTAGGGGGAGGTTTTCACGCCTGCCCATTAAACAAAGGACGATGTCATCCTGAGCAACAGCGAAGGATCCTATGCTTTACGGGGTATGTTGCCTTGACAGAAACAAGGTTTTGGTTTTTCTTGACCTCAACCTTGACCTTAACCTATTAAAACAACGACAGTTGTTTTAATCTATGAAAAGGAGGATACCATGAAAAACCGAAAACACATACTACAACGAACTACCACAGAAACAACGATAGAAATAGAGATGGATTTAGACGGGAAGGGACAGAGCAATATCCACACCGGCATTGGCTTCTTTGATCATATGCTCCACCAAATCGCCCGTCATGGTTTCATGGATTTACATATTAAGGCAAAGGGGGATTTGGAGGTGGATTTCCATCATACGGTGGAGGATGTAGGGATTGTCCTAGGTCAGGCCATAGCTGGAGCCTTAGGAGAAAAAAAGGGGATTGTACGCTATGCCACCACCTTTACTCCCATGGACGAGGCCTTATCTATGGTATCGATGGATATCAGCGGTAGACCCTATCTCCATTATGATGTCCCCTTTCATGGAGAACTAACGGGAAGCTTTGAGGTTCAGCTGGTGGAGGAATTTTTTAGAGCCTTAGCCTTTCAAGCAGGCATAACCCTCCACATCCAAAACTCCTACGGAAAAAACAATCACCATATTATAGAAAGTATTTTTAAAGCCTTCGGCAGGGCCTTAGATACTGCCACTAGATTAGACCCTAGAATAGAAGGGGTAATGTCTACTAAAGGACAGTTGTAAAAAGGAGCTGGTAACATGATAATTTATCCTGCTATAGATATTAAAGAGGGTAAGTGTGTGAGATTAACACAGGGAAAATTTACAGAGGAAAAAATTTATTTTCAACAACCGAAGGATGTGGCAAAAATGTGGCAGGAAAAGGGGGCAGAAGTCCTTCACATTGTGGATTTAGATGGGGCATTACAAGGGATATCCAAAAATCTTTCTGTGATTAAGGAAATTCTAGAGGCGGTAGATATTCCCATACAGGTGGGGGGAGGCATAAGAAACAAACAAACCCTAGAAGTCCTCTTTGATATAGGTGTGGAGAAGATAATTTTAGGTACAAAGGCCATAGAGGATAAAGGATTTCTTAAGGAACTGGTGGAGAAATATGATAGGAAAATCATCGTATCCATTGATGCAAAGGAGGGCTATGTAGCCACCGATGGATGGACGAAAGCCAGTGGAGTGAGGGCCATAGACCTTGCAGCTGAGATGGAGGAGATGGGGGTAAAAACCATTATTTATACCGATATTGCTAGGGATGGTATGTTAAAGGGGCCCAATTTTGAGAGCATCCAGGATTTGCAGGAAAGAACTAGGGTAGATATAATCGCTTCGGGAGGAGTGACCTCTATGGAAGACCTACAAAAGCTATCAACAATCGGCGTGGCAGGTGCCATCGTAGGAAAGGCCCTTTATGAAGGAAAGATTGATTTAGAAAAGGTAA from Natronincola ferrireducens carries:
- the hisC gene encoding histidinol-phosphate transaminase yields the protein MMINSLVKKSVKSLIPYRVEECQDAIKLDANENNNVAYLLNQKIAKALMELKVNQYPDSDCCRLRGQLGRELGLSPQQLLMGCGSDQLISLVINSFVGEGDKVLTLTPTFGMYKLSTQIAGGATVEVPLGEDFTFDFYSFMKALRRESPKVIFLTTPNNPTGGIIPREQLIKIIEYANAIVVVDEAYYEFCGETVIDLVNYYPNLVVLRTLSKGYGLAGARVGYAAGGRGIMGILYKVKPPYNVSSISQLAAQVCLDNRGFIEAEIQEVIKEREKLRTALEAMGMKVYKSYGNFLLCRLDKAKEMYNYLLENKVLVRYFGEEGPLAGCLRITIGTKEENQLVLKLLQEILDVTTEVAV
- the hisB gene encoding imidazoleglycerol-phosphate dehydratase HisB — encoded protein: MKNRKHILQRTTTETTIEIEMDLDGKGQSNIHTGIGFFDHMLHQIARHGFMDLHIKAKGDLEVDFHHTVEDVGIVLGQAIAGALGEKKGIVRYATTFTPMDEALSMVSMDISGRPYLHYDVPFHGELTGSFEVQLVEEFFRALAFQAGITLHIQNSYGKNNHHIIESIFKAFGRALDTATRLDPRIEGVMSTKGQL
- the hisA gene encoding 1-(5-phosphoribosyl)-5-[(5-phosphoribosylamino)methylideneamino]imidazole-4-carboxamide isomerase — protein: MIIYPAIDIKEGKCVRLTQGKFTEEKIYFQQPKDVAKMWQEKGAEVLHIVDLDGALQGISKNLSVIKEILEAVDIPIQVGGGIRNKQTLEVLFDIGVEKIILGTKAIEDKGFLKELVEKYDRKIIVSIDAKEGYVATDGWTKASGVRAIDLAAEMEEMGVKTIIYTDIARDGMLKGPNFESIQDLQERTRVDIIASGGVTSMEDLQKLSTIGVAGAIVGKALYEGKIDLEKVKEGC